One genomic region from Acidobacteriota bacterium encodes:
- a CDS encoding CocE/NonD family hydrolase, producing the protein MRSLPWTLLFATGFSCLGVAAAGPAAEGKSMDVVVLKDVKIPMRDGVELATDLYLPAQDGRPLEGKFPVVLQRTPYDKENEFYKDPATFFASHGYLSVIQDCRGRFRSGGEFFPMRDEAEDGYDTVEWLARHPSSNGKVGTYGVSYMGWVQLQMATLNPPGLATMIPHTGPNNAYYYSMHVGGTRTLGLLRWHLHMATTSWEAKENPSIVEAIKPMLTSKGFLRWASRIPWRRGQTPLSVAPRYEDAAFQFYFENNDYNEFWQRPSLAMDEYFDNYPEIPIMWVTGWYEVYARSIVDGYREMLKRGRRDQYLVAGPWTHANWDPYNGDANYGAAAGVVPPNDLEFLDYELQWFNRWLKGDENAELGDPVKVFVMGGGDGRRGEKDRLNHGGTWQTGEQWPAAGTSPRKYYFHGDGTLSAAEPDGGSESTTYTYDPRNTVHSDGRCEIAYGPASDLGFRGMGPYNQIQMETLPGHGIPGLPTASRPDVLVFQTPPLSGDVTMAGNLRAVLYVSSDAPDTDFFVKLIDVYPPSEDYPAGYAFPVTDGIIRARYRNSFRKPELMEPGQVYEIRLPVQPAANLFKAGHRIRVDISSSSFPNFDINRNTGDPLSRQWRIADNTIHHGGEHASFIELPIREGSP; encoded by the coding sequence ATGAGGAGTTTGCCGTGGACTCTGTTGTTTGCAACGGGATTCTCCTGCCTTGGCGTAGCGGCCGCCGGACCGGCGGCGGAGGGGAAATCCATGGACGTCGTCGTCTTGAAGGATGTCAAGATCCCGATGCGGGACGGAGTCGAACTGGCGACGGACCTGTACCTGCCTGCCCAAGACGGCCGCCCCCTGGAAGGAAAGTTCCCTGTCGTCCTGCAGCGGACGCCCTACGACAAGGAGAACGAGTTCTACAAGGACCCGGCCACCTTCTTCGCCAGCCACGGCTACCTGTCGGTCATTCAGGACTGCCGGGGCCGCTTCCGGTCGGGCGGCGAGTTCTTTCCCATGCGGGACGAGGCGGAGGACGGATACGACACGGTGGAATGGCTGGCGCGCCATCCCTCCAGCAACGGAAAGGTGGGGACCTACGGGGTCTCCTACATGGGCTGGGTACAGTTGCAGATGGCCACGCTGAACCCGCCCGGCCTGGCCACCATGATCCCCCACACCGGACCGAACAACGCCTACTACTACAGCATGCACGTGGGCGGGACCCGGACTCTGGGCCTGTTGCGGTGGCACCTGCACATGGCCACCACCAGTTGGGAGGCCAAGGAGAACCCCTCAATCGTTGAAGCCATCAAGCCGATGCTGACGTCCAAGGGGTTTCTGCGGTGGGCGTCGCGAATTCCGTGGCGGCGCGGGCAGACGCCGTTGAGCGTGGCTCCCCGTTATGAGGACGCCGCCTTCCAGTTCTACTTCGAGAACAACGACTACAACGAGTTCTGGCAACGGCCCAGCCTGGCCATGGACGAATACTTCGACAACTATCCGGAGATTCCCATCATGTGGGTCACGGGGTGGTACGAGGTCTACGCGCGATCCATCGTGGACGGTTACCGGGAGATGCTCAAGAGAGGCCGCCGCGACCAGTACCTGGTGGCCGGCCCCTGGACCCACGCCAACTGGGATCCCTACAACGGGGACGCCAACTACGGCGCCGCGGCAGGCGTCGTTCCACCCAACGATCTGGAATTCCTCGACTACGAGCTGCAATGGTTCAACCGCTGGCTCAAGGGGGACGAGAACGCCGAGCTGGGCGACCCGGTGAAGGTGTTCGTGATGGGCGGCGGCGACGGGCGGCGCGGCGAAAAGGACCGTTTGAACCACGGAGGAACCTGGCAGACCGGCGAGCAATGGCCCGCCGCCGGCACCTCTCCCAGGAAGTACTACTTCCATGGCGACGGTACTCTGTCGGCGGCCGAACCGGACGGCGGGTCCGAGTCCACCACCTACACCTACGATCCGCGCAACACGGTCCACAGCGACGGACGCTGCGAGATCGCCTACGGACCGGCGTCGGACCTCGGGTTCCGGGGAATGGGGCCCTACAACCAGATTCAGATGGAGACCCTCCCGGGCCATGGAATCCCCGGACTCCCCACCGCCTCCCGCCCCGACGTCCTGGTCTTCCAGACCCCTCCCCTGTCCGGAGACGTGACCATGGCGGGCAACCTTCGTGCCGTCCTCTACGTGTCGTCGGACGCTCCCGACACCGACTTCTTCGTCAAGCTCATCGACGTCTATCCGCCCAGCGAAGACTACCCGGCAGGCTACGCCTTCCCCGTCACCGACGGCATCATCCGCGCCCGGTACCGGAACAGCTTCAGGAAGCCGGAGTTGATGGAGCCGGGCCAAGTGTACGAGATCCGGCTTCCTGTCCAGCCGGCGGCCAACCTGTTCAAGGCGGGACATCGCATCCGCGTGGACATCTCCAGCAGCAGTTTTCCCAATTTCGACATCAACCGGAACACCGGCGACCCGTTGAGCCGGCAGTGGCGCATCGCCGACAACACGATCCACCACGGGGGCGAACACGCCTCCTTCATCGAGTTGCCGATCCGGGAGGGGAGTCCATGA
- a CDS encoding sulfatase-like hydrolase/transferase, which yields MRAIFVLAASLTTALANAPNILWISSEDNGPHLGVYGDSCADTPNLDALGARGMIYRTAWSTAPVCAPARTTIISGMYPPSTGSQHMRSSTRLPRPMKMFPQYLREAGYYTSNNSKEDYNLEKPGKVWDESSRQAHWRKRAPGQPFFSVFNLTVTHESQIRKRPHAAVHDPAAVRVPAYHPDTPETRQDWAQYHDKITEMDGLAGKVLEQLRKEGLEEDTIVFYWADHGSGLPRSKRWTYNSGLHVPLILYIPEKFRHLRPSGYTPGGETNRLVGFIDFAPTLLSLAGIRPPDHFQGHAFAGEYEASPQPYLYGFRGRMDERYDMVRSVRNHRYIYIRNFMPHRIYGQFVEYMFRTPTTAVWHRLYREGKLSPPRTRFWETKPAEELYDLAEDPDETKNLAGSPRHKAVLDRLRTARREWSLSIRDLGFLPENAIHTRSGSDAPHTMGADPKRYPLERIMGMAESATSMRNGVEDKLRAGFDVSDGAVRYWAALGALIRGREGVRPLAGPLRKALSDEAPAVRVAAAEALGRHGSDADATRALAVLVELADAEKHGLHVAMIALNALDYLDDRAAPALERILALPQELPGMDRRFRIYLPNLIAKIRSDLK from the coding sequence ATGCGAGCTATCTTCGTCCTCGCGGCATCGCTCACCACCGCCCTTGCGAACGCCCCCAACATCCTCTGGATCAGCTCGGAAGACAACGGCCCCCACCTGGGGGTCTACGGCGACTCCTGCGCCGACACCCCGAACCTGGATGCCCTGGGCGCCCGCGGCATGATCTACCGCACCGCCTGGTCCACGGCTCCCGTTTGCGCACCGGCGCGCACCACCATCATCAGCGGCATGTACCCGCCGTCCACGGGCTCGCAGCACATGCGCTCGTCGACGCGGCTGCCGCGGCCGATGAAGATGTTCCCCCAGTACCTGCGGGAGGCCGGCTACTACACCTCGAACAACTCCAAGGAGGACTACAACCTGGAGAAACCCGGCAAGGTCTGGGACGAGTCGAGCCGGCAGGCGCACTGGCGCAAGCGCGCGCCCGGCCAGCCCTTCTTCTCGGTTTTCAATCTCACGGTCACCCACGAGTCCCAGATCCGAAAGCGGCCCCATGCGGCCGTCCACGACCCCGCTGCGGTGCGGGTCCCCGCCTACCACCCCGACACCCCGGAAACCCGGCAGGACTGGGCCCAGTACCACGACAAGATCACCGAGATGGATGGTCTGGCCGGCAAGGTGCTGGAGCAGTTGAGAAAAGAAGGCCTGGAAGAGGACACCATCGTCTTCTACTGGGCGGACCACGGCTCCGGACTGCCCCGCAGCAAGCGCTGGACCTACAACTCCGGTCTGCACGTGCCGCTGATCCTCTACATCCCCGAGAAGTTCCGGCACCTGCGGCCATCCGGCTACACGCCGGGCGGGGAAACCAACCGACTCGTCGGCTTTATCGACTTCGCGCCGACGTTGCTCAGCCTCGCCGGCATCCGACCTCCGGACCATTTCCAGGGCCACGCCTTCGCGGGAGAATACGAGGCTTCGCCGCAACCCTACCTCTACGGCTTTCGCGGCCGCATGGACGAGCGCTACGACATGGTCCGCAGCGTTCGCAACCACCGCTACATCTACATTCGCAACTTCATGCCCCACCGGATCTACGGCCAGTTCGTCGAGTACATGTTCCGGACGCCGACGACGGCCGTGTGGCACCGGCTCTACCGCGAAGGAAAGCTGAGTCCCCCGCGCACCCGCTTCTGGGAGACCAAGCCGGCCGAGGAACTCTACGACCTGGCCGAGGATCCCGACGAAACGAAGAACCTCGCCGGCAGCCCCCGGCACAAGGCCGTTCTGGACCGCCTGCGCACCGCGCGCCGCGAGTGGTCGCTGTCGATCCGTGACCTGGGATTCCTGCCCGAGAACGCCATCCACACACGTTCCGGCTCAGACGCACCCCACACCATGGGCGCCGATCCCAAGAGGTATCCGTTGGAGCGGATCATGGGCATGGCCGAGTCGGCCACCTCCATGCGGAACGGCGTCGAGGACAAACTCCGGGCCGGCTTCGACGTTTCTGACGGCGCGGTCCGATACTGGGCGGCCCTCGGCGCCCTGATTCGAGGCCGGGAGGGGGTTCGGCCCCTGGCCGGACCGCTCCGGAAAGCGCTATCGGATGAGGCTCCGGCGGTGCGCGTCGCGGCCGCCGAAGCGCTCGGACGCCATGGCAGCGATGCCGACGCCACACGCGCCCTGGCCGTGCTGGTGGAACTGGCCGACGCGGAAAAGCACGGGCTCCACGTCGCCATGATCGCGCTCAACGCTCTTGACTACCTGGACGACCGCGCCGCCCCGGCACTCGAGCGAATCCTCGCCTTGCCCCAGGAGTTGCCCGGAATGGACCGGCGGTTCCGCATCTACCTGCCGAACCTCATCGCCAAGATTCGCTCGGACCTCAAGTGA
- a CDS encoding PIN domain-containing protein — MIYLDTSVALAQLLAEDRHPTASFWSETLVSSRLMEYEIWTRLHARRLADSHSEAALRLLGRVALMDLTQPVLARALDAFPVSLSVRTLDALHLASCDFLRQQGQSVALASYDRRMTETARAMEIPIWHLE, encoded by the coding sequence ATGATCTATCTCGATACCTCCGTCGCTCTTGCCCAGCTACTTGCCGAAGATCGCCACCCCACTGCCTCGTTTTGGAGCGAGACCCTGGTGTCCAGCCGTTTGATGGAGTACGAGATTTGGACCCGGTTACACGCGCGCAGACTCGCCGATTCCCACAGTGAGGCGGCCCTCAGGCTCTTAGGACGAGTCGCTTTGATGGACCTTACTCAACCGGTACTTGCGCGAGCTCTGGATGCCTTTCCCGTGTCTTTGTCGGTACGCACTCTTGATGCCCTGCATCTTGCCTCCTGCGACTTCCTGCGTCAGCAAGGTCAATCAGTCGCACTTGCGAGCTACGATCGCCGGATGACGGAAACAGCTCGAGCCATGGAGATTCCTATCTGGCATTTGGAATAG
- a CDS encoding CocE/NonD family hydrolase: protein MIPSTRRWTRGLLAMCLQSTLISPSLAESSAWKDMLSPPEHSPATLIDVRVPMRDGVSLSADVYLPGKEGRWPVILERTPYGNSSDWYVNRALYFARRGYVYVLQDCRGRFDSDGKWSGWIVEIEDGRDTLDWCGTRSWSDGNVGMMGMSHMGLTQWKAAQTGSPYLKAIAPQMGPADEYLYGMNYTGGAFLLQIGIPWSIGVRGRTQQTRQPYDWDKLFRHLPILTADVEATGKPIGFYRDWIQHPSYDEFWKKASNYGHFRKTDVPILQVSGWLDLHAKSLFANYEAIQREGTERAKRLQKVVVGPWVHTDRPKQAYGVLDFGVDSIIDLYALYLRWMDRWLKGIENGVENEPPLRLFMMGKNRWRTADMWPLPETQWTPFYLRSSGRANSLFGDGTLSTGKPSPGEAPDRYTYNPEDPVPTLGMDPNGEVEPLDHRPVEHRDDVLVYSTEALEEELEVTGPIQASIYASSSARDTDWTVKLLDVYPDGKAVNLWDGILRARYRDPAAIRAGVPSPGQFENPKLLQPGKIYKFFIEVGVVSNVFLKGHKIRVEVSSSNFPRFDRNLNNGGKLGVDTEIVIANQTVYHDAEHPSHILLPVIPKR from the coding sequence ATGATCCCATCGACTCGCCGCTGGACCCGAGGACTTCTCGCCATGTGCCTGCAATCCACACTCATTTCGCCGTCTCTGGCGGAGAGTTCGGCCTGGAAGGACATGCTCTCGCCGCCGGAACACTCGCCCGCCACGCTGATCGACGTCCGGGTGCCCATGCGGGACGGCGTTTCATTGTCGGCGGACGTCTATCTCCCCGGGAAGGAAGGCCGGTGGCCGGTGATCCTGGAGCGGACTCCGTACGGCAACAGCTCCGACTGGTACGTCAACCGGGCCCTGTATTTCGCCCGTCGCGGGTACGTGTACGTGCTCCAGGACTGCCGGGGCCGGTTCGATTCGGACGGGAAGTGGTCCGGATGGATCGTGGAGATCGAAGACGGCCGCGACACGCTGGACTGGTGCGGGACCCGGTCCTGGTCCGACGGCAACGTGGGCATGATGGGGATGTCCCACATGGGGCTGACCCAGTGGAAGGCGGCCCAGACCGGCTCTCCCTATCTGAAGGCCATCGCGCCTCAAATGGGGCCGGCCGACGAATACCTGTACGGGATGAACTACACCGGCGGGGCCTTCCTGCTGCAGATCGGCATCCCCTGGTCCATCGGCGTCCGCGGGCGGACCCAGCAGACACGGCAACCGTACGACTGGGACAAGCTGTTCCGGCACCTGCCCATCCTGACGGCCGACGTCGAGGCCACGGGCAAACCGATCGGGTTCTACCGCGACTGGATCCAGCACCCCAGCTATGACGAGTTCTGGAAGAAAGCCAGCAACTATGGGCACTTCCGCAAGACGGACGTCCCCATCCTGCAGGTGAGCGGATGGCTCGACCTGCACGCCAAGTCGCTGTTCGCCAATTACGAAGCGATTCAGCGAGAGGGCACCGAACGCGCCAAGCGCCTGCAGAAAGTGGTGGTGGGCCCCTGGGTCCACACCGACCGGCCCAAGCAGGCGTACGGGGTGCTCGATTTCGGAGTCGACTCCATCATCGACCTCTATGCGCTCTACCTGCGCTGGATGGACCGGTGGCTGAAGGGAATCGAGAACGGAGTCGAGAACGAACCCCCTCTGAGACTGTTCATGATGGGGAAAAACCGTTGGCGGACCGCCGACATGTGGCCGCTCCCGGAGACCCAGTGGACTCCCTTCTACCTCCGAAGCAGCGGACGGGCCAATTCCCTCTTCGGCGACGGGACCCTCTCTACGGGAAAACCGTCCCCCGGAGAAGCTCCCGACCGGTACACCTACAATCCGGAGGACCCGGTCCCGACCCTGGGGATGGACCCCAACGGCGAGGTGGAGCCCCTGGACCACCGGCCCGTGGAACACCGGGATGACGTGCTGGTCTACAGCACCGAGGCGCTGGAGGAAGAGCTGGAGGTGACGGGGCCGATCCAGGCCAGCATCTACGCCAGCAGCTCCGCTCGGGACACGGACTGGACCGTCAAGCTGCTGGACGTCTACCCGGACGGCAAGGCGGTGAACCTCTGGGACGGCATTCTCCGGGCCCGTTACCGGGACCCCGCGGCCATCAGAGCCGGGGTCCCTTCACCTGGCCAATTCGAAAACCCCAAACTGTTGCAACCCGGGAAGATCTACAAATTCTTCATCGAAGTGGGCGTCGTCAGCAACGTCTTTCTCAAGGGCCACAAGATCCGCGTCGAGGTCTCCAGTAGCAACTTCCCGCGTTTCGACCGCAACCTGAACAACGGCGGAAAGCTCGGCGTCGACACGGAAATCGTCATCGCCAATCAGACCGTCTACCACGACGCCGAACACCCGTCCCACATCCTGTTGCCGGTCATTCCGAAACGTTGA